Part of the Moorena sp. SIOASIH genome, AAGGTAAAAAAAATCCTTAGATAGCGTCTTTGCTAGCGCTATCCTTATAGTTAAGGGGTAACCTGATTGGGTGTGTTTGAGTGAACTCAGGCGCATTTTTAATGAGGATTTTTATACCCACAGATTTTATTAATAACTATTACAAAAATTGTTTTTTTTCAGAAAAAGGGCAATTTTAACTTGATTAATTATTAAAGGCTGAAAATCACACCAGTTTTCAGATACAGCCTCAGATACTACCCAGGTGTGCATTATATAACAACTGAGAATTTATTAATTACGGAGCAAACATTGATGGTTTCTAATGATAACTTTGCAGACCGGATATTCTTAAAGCGTACATCAGTTAGTACCACAGGCACTAACGTGGGTTTCACTGGGGAGTCAGGTGAGCCGAATCATGCAGAATTTAGCAGCCCGTTAAATTCTGCGTGGTGGTCTTGGACAGCTGCCGCTGATGGAATCGTGACCATTGACACTTTTGGGAGTAACTACGACACTACCCTCGCAGTCTACACCGGTTCAGGAGTTAACAGCTTAACAGAGATTGCCAGTAATGATGACACCTTTGGTTTGCAAAGCCAAGTTGTATTTACAGTTACGGCTGGTACAACTTACCAAATTGCTGTTGATGGCTTTTCCTTCAGCACAGGCTTGATTGATCTCAACATTAACTTAGATATTGACGACAATCTTATTTTGGGAACATCAGGCAATGATAGCCTGTTCGGCAGTGTCGAAAACGATCAGATTGAGGGTTTGGCTGGCAATGACACTATCTTTGGTAGTGAGGGAATTAATACCCTTCTCGGCGGTGATGGTAATGACGTGATCTACGGTGGTTCACAGCTGGATGTGATTAGCGGTGGTAGCGGTAACGATACCATCTTTGCCAGTGAGGGTAATAATGAAATCTTTGCTGGTGCTGGTGATGACCTGATCTATTCTGGCTCTGGCAAT contains:
- a CDS encoding calcium-binding protein → MVSNDNFADRIFLKRTSVSTTGTNVGFTGESGEPNHAEFSSPLNSAWWSWTAAADGIVTIDTFGSNYDTTLAVYTGSGVNSLTEIASNDDTFGLQSQVVFTVTAGTTYQIAVDGFSFSTGLIDLNINLDIDDNLILGTSGNDSLFGSVENDQIEGLAGNDTIFGSEGINTLLGGDGNDVIYGGSQLDVISGGSGNDTIFASEGNNEIFAGAGDDLIYSGSGNDLINSGSGNDTIFASEGNNEIFAGAGDDLIYGGSQLDVINAGSGNDTIFASEGNNEIFAGAGDDLIYGGSQLDVINAGSGNDTIFASEGNNEIFAGAGDDIIYSGSGNDLINSGSGNDTLWLGGGEDLIVLESGNGFDTINNFQLGLTIFDVTNPNQLSIIDGANGAEILSGGDLLAVVSWTQASTLIDNLDQVFV